From the genome of Eublepharis macularius isolate TG4126 chromosome 12, MPM_Emac_v1.0, whole genome shotgun sequence, one region includes:
- the LOC129339265 gene encoding olfactory receptor 11L1-like, which produces MEFILLDFNTEDLQILLFILFLPVYVVTMAGNVLIVILVAFNPHLHTPMYFFLGNLSCLETCYSSAILPRMLFGFLSGDKTISFSACLAQLYLFGVLAGTECYFLAVMSYDRYLAICKPLHYTMLMNGRVCSLLIAVSWICGSLGISVLIFLVSQLTFCGPNKINHFFCDFTPVIRLSCNDTALIEIIAFTVSFVCTLPPLLITLTSYVCIIHSILRIPSTTGKQKAFSTCSSHLTVVSCFYGSLMIVYVLPNISSLSEVKKLLSLFYTLLTPLLNPLIYSLRNKEVKEAVRKTFRKLHKLKIQKRENKRKF; this is translated from the exons ATGGAATTTATCCTCCTGGACTTCAATACTGAGGATCTACAGATTTTACTTTTTATACTGTTTCTACCTGTTTATGTTGTGACAATGGCAGGCAACGTCCTCATTGTTATTCTAGTAGCCTTTAATCCACATCTTCACACCCCTATGTACTTCTTTCTGGGGAACTTGTCCTGTTTGGAGACCTGCTATAGTTCAGCTATCCTGCCAAGAATGCTGTTTGGTTTTCTGAGTGGGGACAAAACCATTTCTTTTAGCGCATGCCTTGCACAATTGTATTTATTTGGGGTTCTTGCAGGCACGGAGTGTTACTTTCTAGCAGT aatgtcTTATGATCGATATTTAGCAATATGCAAACCACTACATTATACAATGCTCATGAATGGCAGAGTTTGCAGCCTTTTGATTGCTGTATCCTGGATATGTGGATCTCTGGGTATCAGTGTCCTAATATTCTTGGTGTCTCAGTTGACCTTTTGTGGACCCAACAAAATTAACCATTTCTTCTGTGACTTCACCCCAGTAATAAGACTCTCCTGCAATGATACTGCTTTAATTGAAATTATAGCCTTCACAGTCTCCTTTGTATGTACTCTCCCTCCACTCCTGATAACCCTCACATCTTACGTTTGCATCATCCACAGCATTTTAAGAATCCCTTCCACTACAGGGAAGCAAAAAGCCTTCTCTACTTGTTCCTCACACCTTACTGTGGTTTCTTGCTTCTATGGCTCTCTGATGATAGTTTATGTCTTACCAAACATCAGCTCACTTAGTGAGGTGAAGAAATTGTTGTCTCTTTTCTACACACTTCTCACACCTCTGCTCAATCCACTCATATACAGCTTGAGGAATAAAGAGGTAAAGGAAGCAGTGAGGAAAACCTTCAGGAAGCTTCACAAACTTAAAATCcagaagagagagaacaaaaggaaGTTTTGA